CCTAATAAAAGCCAGGAAAAGTTTTTGTTTGCTCGGAAGAAATTCATATTTAATCTCCTTAAAAATTATTTAATCGGTTAAATAAAAACTGACTGTTGGTGATAAAAAAAGAATCAATCTTGATTCTTTTCTTTCTCCTTATATCGATCCATGGATGGCTCATCAATCTGCAGGGCAGTAGTGGAAACAAAGTACACCTTACTGTCAGGATTCTTTTCAGCGTCCTTTGCCAAGCTAGTTAATTCGTTCATCAAATTATGGTATTTTTTAACCCATGCTTGAAATTGCACCCTTGTTGCAGTGAATTCCCAAAGTGAACCGACAAAATTCCATTCGGAAGGGTCTTCTGAAGCTTTATCCATGATAAAGGATTCCTCGGGAGCAGACAGGATATGTTTTTTAGATCGTTCATTCATTTGTAAGATTAACTGCCTGGCAGATTCGCTAACCTCTTTATATGGTAATAGTTGATCGGC
This DNA window, taken from Pradoshia eiseniae, encodes the following:
- a CDS encoding ArsR/SmtB family transcription factor; its protein translation is MKPMLTLTDFSQIKALSDPFRAEIMMRLMEKPYTGQQLSEHFGMSRAKIHYHIKDLEKNGLIEIVYTEEKNGIIQKFYQSVAAGFIPADQLLPYKEVSESARQLILQMNERSKKHILSAPEESFIMDKASEDPSEWNFVGSLWEFTATRVQFQAWVKKYHNLMNELTSLAKDAEKNPDSKVYFVSTTALQIDEPSMDRYKEKEKNQD